One genomic segment of Jaculus jaculus isolate mJacJac1 chromosome 2, mJacJac1.mat.Y.cur, whole genome shotgun sequence includes these proteins:
- the LOC101595755 gene encoding small ubiquitin-related modifier 1-like, protein MSDQEAKPSTEDLGDKKEGECIKLKVIGQDSSEIHFKVKMTTHLKKLKESYCQRQGVPMNSLRFLFEGQRIADNHTPKELGMEEEDVIEVYQEQTGGHSRV, encoded by the coding sequence ATGTCTGACCAGGAGGCAAAACCTTCAACTGAGGACTTGGGTGATAAGAAGGAAGGAGAATGCATTAAACTAAAAGTTATTGGACAGGATAGCAGTGAGATTCACTTCAAAGTGAAGATGACAACACAtctcaagaaactcaaagaatcatacTGTCAAAGACAGGGCGTTCCAATGAATTCACTCAGGTTTCTCTTtgaaggtcagaggattgctgatAATCATACTCCAAAAGAACTGGGAATGGAGGAAGAAGATGTGATTGAAGTTTATCAGGAACAAACGGGGGGTCACTCAAgggtttag